One Triticum dicoccoides isolate Atlit2015 ecotype Zavitan chromosome 3B, WEW_v2.0, whole genome shotgun sequence genomic window, TACTATGTAACTTGTTTGCATCCAGACAACACAAGCAACATTATCTTTGAGATAATGGTTGGCGGATATAGCCACTAAGGTATTTTTCAAATACTTTCATGGTAAGGCTACCACACCCAGTAGAAACACAAAGCTTGTCTATGATCTAACATGGTTGGGATCTGATCGATTTATCCAACGATATTGGTGTCCAGATTTCTCTGAACTAAAAATTAGGACAAGATATttgatgccttggagatatcgaaagatattcttgagCCCCAACCAATTACGTGTGGTGGATCCAGTGGCACTAGGATATGAAACTTTATGTCCCAATATCGCATTCTCATCAACTCATGGTTTTAATGgatctttctctacgtctagagaaCGAAGCCATGCAAGTTATGGATGCATAAGATTTGTCCACAGTGAATTTCTCCAATATATCTTTGATATAGTCAACATAGCATACCATAATGTATGAGTGAAGGTGATCGAGGTTTTAcccaatccttcatctcaaaactcgTCATTAAGATGATCATGTGCATTGTCACTGTAGGAGTAATCCCTGTGTATGACAGACATGCATGGAtaatcatcattgtaggagtaatccttCTGTATAAGAAACTCACTATGTCGTTTGTACCAAAATGTACCGACAACAATAATTCATATGGTGACTTATTGTTTTTCTACATAGTGTATGTTCCATTTTGCATTTCGATTCAGAAGTGAGATTCCATTGCGAACCATCCATGTCCGAATCTAGTGATCGACATGGATATGTAATCATTACATCTATCAACTGCATATGTAGATGATTTGTACTGCCAATAATATAAGTTACCGGAAAGAGATTCCACCTctggagaatagttgggtatctgcatgaacccttgtgctacaatactttCTCTATATTTCACCACCTAGTTGTTCTCAATTCTATTTCCAGAAGAAAACTAGTGTAGGTATTGCTTATGTGAATACCTTTCCCTTTATTGAGCAAGAttatttctacctagattataccctttgtTGGAGTTCCATCCGAGTattgttcacactttgccatggccatggtctttggacATGAATCATGTGAAAGGTTTTCCCAAATCTAGTTGAGAAATGCatgtcgacaattgtagacttccgattatatgtttctccagaatctatatatcaatatagAGCTGATGGAAATATCGTTACCCAAGGTGGTTGTTCGCGATTCCCAATGCGGTTGAGTCAGGTATTCCGATGTCccggtcattgtgtgcactatgacctgggttggtggaggttgcccgtccactgggtgtatactacccattaggtgtctgccaacgtgaagttgacttgcatttactaaTTCAGAGGTcttgatatccttgcttgcgagaagCTGAATCCGGATGTACTATTGCCATACTTCTCCTCCTGTTGCTGTGAACGGGGAGTCGAGTGGTTTttgttggtacctccactcttttaGGCATATTTTTGCAGGATTATAGGATTATGTGACACCTTTATTTTCAATAAATGAATCTGGTAGGTTATTTGCAATATGTTGCAAATCTTCTGAACGCATGGTTCAGATCTTTGAGTACGTGGACTTGAGCCAGAAACGTGTTGAgcattccactaatttcctggcattctttatggtactttaaatctccccctaatgccttgAAATGTTCCTCATCATTGAATCAACATACGGGCCATAAATAACTTCCCATgtgaggggccaatgatgtatgtcGGGGTGGTGATACCAGTATGCAACCGAATTACCACAGATTGGAAATACTTGGTAGATTTTCACATATCAAAGATAGAGGGTAATAATATTATGCAGTTTGGTCATGAGTGTGTAAAACCGCATGACTCCAACATAAAGTTGGTAAGATGCAATTCGGAGGTAAAGATCATGGAATGAGCTTAATGCATTGGATAAAGGACTCTACCTAACCAATTTGAGTCTAGACATATAGGAATGAGTGCAAACTTCAATCCTAGGGCCAAAGACACGAAGGAGAATTTTGCGATGTTGTTCATTCGATTTGCTTGAAATTGATGGTCAAGATAATCAATCAATGGTTTTCGTGTGGATAAAGCCACACTTGAGACCATCATGTAAATGTGTCTTCTTAAAAACCATGGAATACCTGAATAGTCTAGTCAGTGGTTGGGAAGAGCCTCTTACCTCGACTTGATGCATTCAATGAGTCTGAGTGGTTCAGCGAAGACTTTAAGGTGCGTGAGCCTTAAAAGTAGCTTTCCCTCGTCACATGTAGTGCACATAAAATCCAAATATTtttagaatttagcatcataatagTCATAAACCATTGGAATTGCTGATAGTTTCGATTTCAACCCAATGTCTGGATGACTAAGATGATTATGCCAAGTTTGTTATATAAAACACATTCTGGAAAACTATCTTGTACGCAACATGTGTGACGGGTTTTGTAGTATGTGTAGTGCAATCCTGATGATACATAGAGAACATGCTTGCCATATCCACTGCATAAAGGTAAAGAGAAGATATTActctttgttgtcatcataagtttcGCTATGGAAACTATTTTGACGGATACCTCTATAGTTTAGCACGGTACATGTTGACTCGAACACGATAGAGCATCCTTGATTCTACTTGAGTACCCATAGGGATAGTAAATATGTATCGAGTTGAGCCAACAATTACATCATCATGTCTAGCGAGTTAAGACGTCTCCTTCTCCCGGTGAGAGTGGAAACATTTCACTTCCTTGAGTATAGAGTTCGTGGTACATATGTCCATGCACATATTATCTTTCATCAGATTGACCCCCGTAGAAATCTATATGTAGACTTGAAGATTCTCAGTATGAAAATCACTATCAGAtatatatagaatacatacaaatgtattgTACCAAAGTGTTGATACAATATGttgtgatatacaatatatgatgaTAACAATACTTATGTTCTTATTACAACATCACAAATGGACATAAATAAATAGACCACTATGGAGATTGAGAGACTAGCCAAAGTCTCCAAACATATCGATTTAGAGCAAGGCCCTTTGGCTGATGGAAAGTCATAGTGTTTCTTGTCCAAGAGGAACATCGTGCAAACAACTAGTTCCATTTGAAATGTGGGGGTGAAGGTTGAAGTTGGATTCAAACATTTTCCCCTAAGGTCCTTCGTGTCCTGGGATGCTTGCACTATCCCACGGGACACAAGAAGGATCTTGATGTCCATGACCCACGTAGGGTTGTTGCGGTCATTAAAGACGAGTGCCTCAAATTCTTTAGCCATCGGTTACTTATATGGGTaaaccagagataattaatttatGTGCGGTAAATTAAGGACCATAATGGTTGATGTTGTAATGAACTTTGAAAAATTATAGAGATTTCAAGAAATTGTCTTGGAATCATTAGTGTGGATCTGAAATTGCTAAGTATGACACCTTGAAGATAATTTTCAAAATGGAGTAGATCTCGCAACACTAGGGAGTATAATCTGATGAAATCAGTAGCTACTCACTGCTAATGTCTTATGTCACGACTTAGTAAAATGTGTGGGAGAGCACTTTGTAAAGCACACATAATGTCGACAAAATGTAGACTTTAACAATAGTCATTGATAATCTGTGTAGGCAGTAGATCTACATAACTACCTTGTGATCCCAAGCATCAATTTGAAGAAAATCACTTTGAATTTTGCATTCATATTTGTAAGAAATTAAAAGTCTCAATTACTAGTACCAAACAAGTATATTATATCATACATAGATTCTGGAATACATGGTACTCAACAGAAAAAGAGTACTGAAATTTAACAGAGTCTAAAACCAGGAATAAGATCACTGCTAGAAGTGTTGTTAGAACAGTAATCTGCTAAAATGCTGAAATTTTCAGCAAATAAGCAAGGGCTTCTAGTGGCCTGGTACGTAAATGGGAGTTTTTTTCAAAACTGTGATGTTTTTTGTATAAAATTCGGAAACTATAGCACCCCAGGGTAAAAAAAAGCAAtactatgaccccgtcggccttctGTAGGCCGAAGACGGGCTTTTCGGCCTAGCCTTAGCTGAAGAGAGCTCTTCAGCCTACTGTTGCCCGAAGACCGGCTCGTCTGGGATGAAGACTGTCTGTCGGCAGGGGAGCGACTGAAGTGGGCTGTTTTCGGCCTACCAGCGGGCGAAGAGCTCTTCGGCCATCGGTTGACCGAAGAGGTCGGGATAAGGCAGACCGCATCGtctccttcctctggtcgcctgttcttcctctctctctatatatatctatctatctatctatctatctatctctttcTCTCTGTATACCTCCCCACCCCGCGCCGATCTCCTCCATTTTCCAGCCATTTTCACATCCAACCCACAGAATTGGTAGATCGTAGCAATCCCCAGCGGCCTACGGTCATTTTTTTGCTATGGGATAGTTTTGTGTGCGTGTGGGGAGGAGCATCCATGgtggggtggaggaggtgcagttgGGGAGGAGGTGATGGTGAGGAGCAGTAGCTGTGTAGGAGGAGGTGGTGAGGAGGAGGTGTGGCTTGGGGTTATCCGGTGTTGATCCTCCGGTTGTCGAGGGGACGGCGGTGGTGTTGTCGTTGTCGATGGTGCAAGTACTCCGCGAGCTGGACGGTGCTGCTTAGTTGAAGAGAGGAGCAAGAAGGCGGGGACACACGCGTCGACGGTATAACAATGTCCTCAAAAATTTTCTTTGAGTTGTACAATTTAGTTCGTTTAGATAAGTCATATATGCGAAATGTAGTGTTAAATTGTCTGTCGTGGCATTTGAACGGAGAGTTAGTGCAGTGGGTAATAATTTTATTCGTTCTTATTAATGAGAAGATGGCAATGTCTGAGAGGTCAAAATGTCTGAATCAGTAAATTTGACTGTTTAATACAGCCCTGGTAATGTTCAATATAATGAGTTGGGGGTTGATCTTAGCGAGTTTAGAAATGGCGTTTCAGACCCGGACAGGCTAGACATTAGACAGTTGAAGTACTGGTTGACTACTAGTTTTGGGCTGGATCATGAAGCATGTTCTGTCAGTATTCATGCATTGTGGACCAAATCCTGCAAAaatgtcaagtgggagttgatgtCGATAGATAGGAGCCAGCATTGGTTGAACCTGTTAATTCATTGCCGAGACCGAAGAATCCACCCATATGCCCTAGTGCAGCCTGTGCCAAAGGAGGAGAATACCGTACAATTGCACGTGGGGTATGAACCCGGCCAGGGGAGTCAAGTGGCTAACGAGATAGATTTATCCAGGTCACGGCCTCCGGATGTGGATGCTAGCCAACCCGAGAAAGAGTCAGACTACGTGCCACACAACGTTTGTGGTCAGGGTACTGGGCATAGTAATCAGTCGATAATATTAGTTGGTTCTGGTTTTGCTGATGGGGATGATGAAGGGGAGGAAATGCAAAGGGtgatggaggaagaggacgaggacggATTCGCAGAGGATCTGGATTCTTAAAATTCCGATGATGAAGTGGAGGCACCCGTTCCTTCTGCATGGGATCAGGACATATCGACTGGCCTTAAGGTCAATGATGGTCATGAGACTCTGTGGCAGTATAATATGAACCAAGTCCAGATAGGGGCTATATTTCATACAAGAAAAAATTGAAGTATGCGGTGATAAAGTGGGCTATGTCTATGCAGAGGGTTTTCCGGACACACATATCAAGTCCAACAAACTACACCGTGAAGTGTGTTGAAAAAGGTTGTCCTGGGAAGGTCCACGGGCATGTGCCGAAGTATGACATCCACTGGGTTGTTACGGATATCGTCCCACATAATTGTGTGAGGAAAAACCTTCAGGTGAATCATCCAAACCCGACTTCAACTCTCACTACGCAACTCATGTACATTGAGATAGTGgagaagaaagatatggaagcaaaacacatccagacaacagtgaaggtcagatggaattataacattccttatgggaaggcttggagggctaagcagaAGGCTATGGAGGAAAAAGGTTTGGGACGTTCTTCGACTCATATAATAATGTTGTCCGTCTCCTGGACGTACTGAAGGAGAGGAATCCCGACACTTATGTTAACGTACAACACACAAGTTTGCTGAGTATACCAGGTTTCAAGGTGTTGAAACGGGTATTCTTCTCTTTCGCTATGTGCATCGAAGCTTTCGGGCATTGTCCTCCTGTGATGTTTGTGGATGGTACATTCCTGACTGGTCAGTACAAAGGGCAAATCCTGACTGCCATTGGTGTGGATGGGAACAATCAAATCATCCCACTTGCCATGGCATTTGTGGAGGGTGAGAACTTTTCGAGCTGGGTATGGTTCTTCCGGCAAGTGAAAATTTTCATCGTGAAGGACTTACCAAACGTGTGTGTCATTCATGATAGGCATGCTGGTATATTGAAGGTTGTGAAGACTGTAAGGAATCCAAcagtagatgaaccaacaccttggAAGGATTTGCAGAGCCGGTGGTGCATGCGCCATCTTGGGGCTAAACTTTTCTCACAGTTCAAGAACAAGCGGTTGATGAACTTGTTCAAAAAATTATGCAAGAAGAACCAGGAGCATAAATACCAATTTATTTGGTCAAAACTTGATGAGTTTACTAAGAAgcgggtgtgtgccagaaagaatatGGAAAAAGATCAGCAACAATTAGCAACACTCATGGCTGAGCTAGAGGCGCCAGTTGGTCTTTGTGACTTGCCAGCAATTGACCCTCCTAATACTACGACAAAGAAGGGGAGGACAATAACGGATTTTTCAGAGTGGACCTCAGTTTGTACAGAGCCACCGCGTTGGTTCTCCAATTCCGATGGGGTagtgtatgtactccctccgtttctttttagtctgcatataagatttgatcaaagtcaaactttgtaaagtttgaccaattttGTAGAAAAACATATTGACATCCACAATACTGaagctatatggtatgaaaattaatttcataatgcatctaacaatattgatttcatattgtgaaccttgatattttttttctataaacttagtcaaagttaacaaagtttgacttggaCCAAATCTTATATCTATACctatctctacctaataataaagcgtTGTGGGTTTCCGTCGTCCGTCACCCCTATTTGCAAAAAAGTCCCTATAGTTtgttgaaatcaacccgcagtccatcTATAAGTCATAACGAACCGTTTTTTTACCATTTTTAGAAAACCCCCTGAGATTTCAGGTAATCAACCCGCTGTCCATATTTAAGTCATACGAATCGTTTTTTTGTATTTTAACAGAAAATCCCCTAACCTTTCGGTTAATCAATCCGCAGTTTATCTAAAACAAAagtatccatatcttttaaaccgtaactccgattttaacatattatatatgaaatttgattagaaaaatgtgtagaatctaaatatacTGTTACTTTTAGCTGTTAAATATTTCTAAACTATTAATTTGGGTGCAAACTTAATCTATATTGCACGGTCCGTTTTTCTTTCGCACCGGCGGCGATCCAAATTGCAAATAAACACACATTAAAACCAGATTGAGTGggaaaaaacattgataaccacgcATACACAACTCTGAAAAACCTCGCGGAAAAAAACAACACTTTTCTCATTTATTCTGAGTGATTTTGTGCGTGcgagcgcgcgcgcgtgtgtgtgtgagagagagagacgccttaggactgACCACATTCAAATGCATTTTTGTTGTGTGAGCAGTGAGACCACCATCGGGAACACAAATGTGATGCCATTATAAATAAAGAACGTCTACCTATCAGGGTCTCGAGTCGTGGTCATTGGGTTAAGAGCGTGTATTTTTTCTGTCCCGttacaacgcacgggctcttttgctagtatattATTAAAGAAAGGTGATATTTTTGGTTTCGTCCCGCTTTGTTTGGTCCAGCTATTTGATTTCGTAATACTTGCCACCCGTTTTGGCCCAACGGAAGATACCACCTGACGGCGCACTGTTTGGTTCGATCTCATAACCTGCGAATCAGCCACACACAATTTGTCAAGCGAGAGATATGAGaggattttttttctcccgttgcaacgcatcgGACATTTTGCTAGTGgaaactaaaaagaaacggagggagtatgtctccgCGGACGCATAAGGCTTCGATGAGATGTCGTTCCGCGTCGTCCCCAGCATGAAAATCGCTCCGCCGAAGAGCGTCGTTGGGAGTCGCCTGGCCGATGGGAAGCGGTCGTCCCCTCCCGCTTTGCTCCTCCATGGTGTGCCCATAAAGGGGCCGCGGCTGGCTAGCTGGAGCGCCGTCGTGTGTGTGCGCATCCTGCCGCAGATGCCAATTAATTCGTCGTTGGCTTCGCTCCTCTCGCTTGGGGACGCACACAAGCAATTTCACATGCATGCATAGTAAACAATCAGTTAGATCCATGATTGATCACAACAAGACGAAATCAAATACACGTGCTCCAGATAGAGTTTCTTCTCTATGCATTCATCCATGCCGATGCTTTCTTCTGTTCGCGGTTAGACGTCCTGATGTGCTGCCGCAGGTAGTACCAGGAACCAAGCTCTTCCGGTGACGCCGAGTGCATGCTCCCGTTGATCCTCAGAGCAACATCGGGGCCGGCCATGTGCAGCCGCGTCATTGCCGCCGGAAGGCATCGCCGTAAGGAAGCCGGAGTCCTTGGAGGCCtcttctatcttttcttttcttcCCTGTCACACCCTTTTTTTTTGAAACGATCCTGTCACACCCCTTTGCTAATGATTATTCAATACTAATTAGCATGTGTGTGAactaacatgtggttggatggttagaaggacTGTGGTATTCCCAGGCCATCAGGATTCAAGTCTTGATGCTCGCATTTATTACtagatttattttatttatttctgaatttatttcaggatttttggtgatgcacattttgggacggagggagtaattaattcTTTGCAATAAGAACGGTACTTTTTGCCATCTATAGGCAGGCACGCACGACGCGGTCGAAACGAGATTTATTTATTTCACCAACAATGCATGCATCCATACTAGTACATGGCATGTACACTCATAGTTAATAATAAGGTAGACTATTATCCGCACAAAAAGCTGCTCCTGCGTGGCTGCAGAGCATCGATACAGTTCTTCTTGCAGCAGCAGGTGGTCAGGAAGGGGAAGGGGGCACAGAAGCCCGAGTCGTACCCTTCCGCCTGGCACGGCTTGTTACAGGTGCCGTGCTTGGCGCACAGCCCCCCGCGCCACGTCTCGCTGATGTCTTCGCAGGTGTATACGGCTGCACCCCATGACCGGTTGCCACGATTAGCCAAGAATTACGGTCGACCGAGAGAAATAATGGAAAAAAGAAAGAAATTATCACGTACGAGGGTTCTTGACAACAGAGTCAGGGATATCCTGAGCGCAATTAGCCATGACGATGACCAGCAGATACACACCCAGCTTCACTAATAAGCTTTTCTTCATTGCCGACCACGCTCCTATGACCATGCCTATACTTTGTTTGGTTGCTTCTTCCCCCTTCCAATATCCGCATATATATAGCGAAGATGTGATTCATGTATTTTCTAGGGGTTCAGAGGTGCAATAATGCGTTGGATTTATGCCACCATAGCTCTCCTCGATTATATCTAATAATTTCCTTATGGCTACAACATTAGCTTTCTCAAATCACACCTAGTCATAGCCAAATTTATTTCACAATATATCTATGGCTTATGGAGTACATCATTTCTTTAGGATATATGTACATGTCCCATTTCTTGTTTCGTGCAGACTACAAAGACGTGTATGATGTTTGGCATGGTCAA contains:
- the LOC119282115 gene encoding uncharacterized protein LOC119282115, translated to MVIGAWSAMKKSLLVKLGVYLLVIVMANCAQDIPDSVVKNPPVYTCEDISETWRGGLCAKHGTCNKPCQAEGYDSGFCAPFPFLTTCCCKKNCIDALQPRRSSFLCG